CACATTGTCATCAACACAAAGCGCAGTTCACGTTCATCCGTATTTAATGTGATCTGTGTCACATGTGTGGGTTTTGTGGATGAAGGCACGACGGTGCACACTAAACCcaacatttgtatttacattCGTCTGACCCGGGGATGGTAACGTTGATGAAGTATTCTGTGTTTCTCCTCTCACGTTGTGTTGTTTTATACATGCGTGTTCCTCGTTCAAACTGCCATGCCACTTTCCTGTGGCGTGTGTGAATCAGCTGCTTGTTGCTAAGCAACAGGCGGCATATTCATTATTGAGCTGGGAAATATCCCGTTATGTAATTGTGCTTTTCTGTTGaccgcacacgcgcacacacacctgttAGAGTCTATGATCTGCAGCGTTCGTCCATCCTGTGCTTGCTCTTTTCACCGCAAAACTATATTTTACACGCAGAAGCCACGGATGTCACGCACTAAAATCAACAcacgcccacacacacacacacacacacacacacacacacacacacacacacacacacacacacacacacacacacacacacacacacacacacacacaNcacacacacacacacacacacacacacacacacacacacacacacacacacacacacacacacacacacacacacacacacacacactcactaaCACAAGtgttgacaaaataaaaaaacatcatttacatGCAGATTTTGTCCACTGACATCAGACTGACAAACAATAACAAGTTACGCAGAGGGTTGGTGGAATTGTAATTGATTTTTATAACAGTAACATTAAGATCATTGTTAAATCTGACATTTGTCAAACTGTAAAACATGACTGTTGACGGTCAGAAGACGCAGAATGATTGTGAAACACGTATGGTGGTTATACAATTTTAGGCTTTGAAACATAGATTTGACAAACTTGCACAACAATTTAAtgactttccccttgaaaaagtaaagtaagggattcctgttattttgtctgtaatttaataacagttacttctgatgtaattaaattaaatacttaagggataatccacagctagccgtgcattaaaaccctttaacgcacggctagccgtggattatcccgcttataccagtcatttgccaagttaaagcttttattgatgtttaccgtgtaattttagatcaaacaggtgaaaacgACGGTTATTTCCGCAggtaattttaaatgtaatcaaactgacaaGTGCCAATcaatccagccaatcagaatccagtttTCATGGTATAAAGTTCCATAATGTGAACGCTGCTGGTTTAGAATAACACTTGGAGTATGAAGCACGCTGACTGAACTAAACCGAGCCGACTCTGTTTTCAAGACGAGACATGATTTGGTGGATTACTgtaaagtttgtttattgaCAAGTACAAAGATCTCCATAAACATTCAATACAAGTCTTGTCAGATAGAACTAGATCTGTGAGCATATGAAGAGTAAACGTGAATACTACACAATGTCTTACAATCGATGTCATGCATACAgtcacgtgtgacttttaaattCTGGATGAATATACGGTAATGAATCTCTTTAACAGGTAATTGTTTTGATCGATTAGTCACATTGATTTGAGTAAAACTGTAACACAGTGTTtgaatcatgcaaacatttttataataaatattacaaatatagtTCCTCGCACAGAAAAttcaaagtccgtttacggaagtcgtgccactcggcggccatgtttgcaacgcatCTGGGCGGCCGTTAGTGTATAGTGTTGATTATGATGATGGTTGTGTTGTTCTGGTTGTGTATCGTACTGAAATCTGTTGTGTGTCTGATGTACAACAGCAGTGAAGAGACGGCATTAAATCAGCCACATCACTCCTCATGAACAAATACAGTAAACAGTCAGCCAGAGGATTGAGAAACACCAGACAGAGCAGGAAATCTTcaaatttttcatatttatcagTGAAATAACTAAACATTAATAAAAGAAAGAACGGGAGGAGGAGAAATGTGTAAGTCAGCAGCACGAGGAACAAAGTGCCCAAAATCATCCTGCGCTTGTGAGGCGTCAGTGATGTGGCGTGAGAGAGACCCCTCCACGTGCCCACAAAACACAGAGCGGTTATCAGGTAGGGGATCAAACACACGATGGTGAATGGGAAAGCTAGGAAACGCAGATGAGGTGGTTTTATGTCTGCAAACCCCAGAGGCACACACCAGATGACGAGAGAAATCGAACAGGAGGATTTCAGCGAGTGGTGAGTTTTGTACCAGATCGGATGAGAAACCAGAAGATATCTTTCCAAAGCGATACACGCCATCAAATACACGCTCACAATCAAAGAATAATAATAGGCAAGCCCCAACAATGGTGTCCTAACACTGCCTGTTGCGTAGATCATCTGACACATAGTCTGGACGAGATCTGAAAGAATCAAATGAATGACAAAAATGGAAGTGGCGTGTCGAGACCTGACCAGCAAACACAAGGCATACAGAGTTAAGAGCATGATGGGAACCTCGATGAGCGAAATGATCCGGATAAACACTAATCTCACTTTGACCTTTGATTCAGAACCATTGATGCTGATGctgatgttgtgttgtgtcatgATGTCAATCTCTTGACAGCTTTACTctgtaaagaaacacaaatgCATATTCACGTGGGAACAATAATCTATTTATCAGCTTAACTTTCCCTTTTCATTCGTAAATAAAGACATTCATTAAAGTGTTTCACGTGACACTGTAGCTGAGAATGTGAAGACACGGATGATGATGTTATCGGATGGATGGATGGTAGAGGTGGGCGAAAAAGAATCCATGCTTTAATGCATCCCGATTCTTCCTCTGACGATTCTGGATCATTTGAATTCTCTAATATTTATCGATCCTGTGTTTAATTCAGATCCCGACTCAGTGCTATACGTCAGTATTGAGCAGCGCATGTCACATTCATCTTCATGAACAAACTTTATTATCTGCATGCGTTTTGGGGTCTTGACAGTTTCAACTTTTAGAATGATTCATACCCTTCCTGAATATTATCAAAGGGGGATTATTTTTACAGACTTCTTTGGTCATATTTTCCAAGGGTATGACTCATTTCGAGCAGAACCGGATatctgtacagtatgtgtgcataAAGATGGGCAGACGTGAGGTAATCTTGTGCTTAATCTGTCAAATATACCCAAGATTATGCCAAAAAGACACGAGGTTGACACAAACACAGTTGGTTATGCCTTCAGTGAATGTAAACAGTCGGATGTGATCAGTATGCggattattacttttttaaagcgACTGTAGCAATGAACCTTCTGCCGTTTGATTTCATGCTGAACAGAAATCACTCATGGctctttactttttttatatacattttttttaaatattaatattttgctTGGATTGggaattatttaatttatggcttttgcatttgtttaaaagttgttcatccaaaatataaaggatactttttaaaaatgaaaataacgaAGGAAATCGTGTCAGTGTTGATCATTTTTAACATGACAGTACTGTCATACAGAGACTGAAACAATGAACAACAAAAAGTATAGAAATTCCAAATAGTTAAAATATAAAGTGAATGTGTTCAAACagcagacatttttttaaaggggtgatgtgacacggctaaaatgaatattatggtttgttttagatgtaatgtaatgtgtctacaggatttaaggttaaaaacgctgtattttccacacacgtgcatgtttgtatctcctctttgctccgcctctctgaaaagcgaggtgtgctgtgattggccagttcaccagtgtgtagtgattggtggaatactgcaagcgtgtgagggaaatgtaacgcctctgaccatatttggaacatcaggttcctcttcaattgtactgacaggtacgcccaccttacttgcgtctacatttgggcggtctcagtcaaatcagaccaccaactgatgtagatttgtgggggtgtggctacacgaggtgtttcaggcaggtctgggtgagcattcgcttttacatagaatgactcttttgttcccacactttcatttctgcagtttTACGCGTCTCATACACgcatgagcgacttataacacaccaaagacacagaacaacacgtgttcgcgccatatgacccctttaaaacaaaaacaaaaaaataaactgaatcAGAACATGGCTTACACAATCAGATTGTGAGGAGatcaaagattctcaatgggtAGACAGACAGATGTGTTGATGATGATGTTACCTGAAGTCAGATTGTGGATGCAGATGTTGTTCAGCAGTAGATGTTGCTGTTGTTATTTATTGGTGTCAGGATTTCATTCATCTGAATcagagacaaaacaaacagtttagACCAATTTATGACAAGACACCTGTACAATCCTCAATGGGGCTGCACAATTAATCGAAAAACTTAATCGGGATTACAATGACGGGTGAAACAATTACATAATCGCCAAAAGTCTCAATTACAGCTGCGCTCATTTCGGCAGTGTGTTTGGGCACCGCATACAGTGGCGAATCAGAGAATGAATACGTTGACGTGTCCTTTAGCTACTCCATTTTTAATTGACAACATAACTCCCATAATTATTcgttatttacattatattatcaCGTTTTGGATGTTTATAGACAGACTGTGGCATGCAGCTGCGTCACAgaaagttaaaaaacatttcaaatcttCAAAGTAAAACCGATTCTTAATCGACAGTAATAATCGCAATTACAACATCGAGGCGAATAATCGACacttatgatttttgtcataaccGTGTGCAGCCCTAGAATGTCATGATGTTACCTGGAATCAGATTGTGGATGATGTTGTTTATGGGCGTCACATGTAAATCAGACAGAGTTCAGATGAAGAGAAGAgctgaaataaacacacaaacatacattcaACAATTACATTTGATGTCATACATGAGTTTATCAACACAGAAGAAACGAAGAAGTGCCTTGTACAATGTCTAAAGTTTAGATGATGATACCTGGAGTCAGATGCTGATGCAGATGTTGTTCAGCAGTGGATGATGTTGTTCATGGGCTGTTCGTGTTTCTTTTATAGTCTGAATGAGCGCAACAAACGTCACATAACGTGGAGAGTGATTCTGATGCAAAACCTCAAAACTGCATTAAACATCATTATCATCATTAAGAATTAAGaatcataaaacaaaaatgaggagtaaaaggtttttaatgtgtttctgtgtgtttttataaaccATCTCCTCTGTGAACATTTCCTTGCATTTATCAGCAGCGTTTCTTCATTTCGCATTTTTCATGATCACTTTCATCCATTAGTTTATAGTCTTTACCCACAGGATCCGTATTGGAAaccttccagtaaaacgagtCGATCAATAatcagaaaaaactgatgagCGAACAGAATTGATGGTTCAGgtgatgtcaggtttaattgagTTTAAAGACTGTCAACGTTACATTTAATAACAGGACACTTAAATCATTGGTTGTCACGTGTCTTGAGAGTGTGTTGTGATGAAACACGTATGACGACGAGTCACCAGACATGCAGGAACCAATGAGAATCAGAGGGATTGATGTGGAGCCGGTGTAATGAACTGTATGTACATTGATTAAACTTCATTCAGCGTGTCTGATATTATGTTGAGTTTATacagtattgtttttattacttaccCACATCAGAGCTCAGAGAGACATTTGTTTCAACATCAATTAAATGTAAGTGTTCATATAGGGATTCGAGTGTCCAATATAATCgagtttgtgttatttttgctGTGTGAAGGCTCACAGGGAGTAAATGTAGAATAGTTTTACTCTACGTGTTAAAGTTCACGGTCAGCGAGGCGGTCGGCTGCCGTTCAGAACGCAAGAGACACGATCGGGTGTATTACCgtaaagtttgtttattgaCAAGTACAAAGAGCTTCATATACATATATTAAACACAGTGAGCATATAAagagtaaatgtaaattctacGCAATatcttatataaatatttaaaaaactgtaatacagtGGTTGACTCATGCatcaaaaatcatcattttttttcaatcaATCATCAAGTTTGATTTCACCTGTTAATTTCACTACggtttcaatctttgacatggttAATAGTAAATAtatcaatgttatgtttttacagaattCTCTTTACATTCTCAGGCAGCGTCACATATCACAAATATAAACACACGTGCAGATAAACACACTTGAATTATGATGATGGTTGTGTTGTTCTGGTTGTGTATCGTACTGAAATCTGTTGTGTGTCTGATGTACAACAGCAGTGAAGAGACGGCATTAAATCAGCCACATCACTCCTCATGAACAAATACAGTAAACAGTCAGCCAGaggattaaaatataaaatattcaaTTTGTATAAATGGTGGAGTGAAGCGAAACTCATAATcagtgaaaaaatgaaaaataaataaaaccaagaGAGGGACGTAGAGAAGCGTGCAATTCAGCAGCACGAGGAACAAAGTGCCCAAAATCATCCTGCGC
This genomic window from Triplophysa rosa linkage group LG18, Trosa_1v2, whole genome shotgun sequence contains:
- the LOC130568776 gene encoding free fatty acid receptor 3-like, with the translated sequence MTQHNISISINGSESKVKVRLVFIRIISLIEVPIMLLTLYALCLLVRSRHATSIFVIHLILSDLVQTMCQMIYATGSVRTPLLGLAYYYSLIVSVYLMACIALERYLLVSHPIWYKTHHSLKSSCSISLVIWCVPLGFADIKPPHLRFLAFPFTIVCLIPYLITALCFVGTWRGLSHATSLTPHKRRMILGTLFLVLLTYTFLLLPFFLLLMFSYFTDKYEKFEDFLLCLVFLNPLADCLLYLFMRSDVADLMPSLHCCCTSDTQQISVRYTTRTTQPSS